The following is a genomic window from Elaeis guineensis isolate ETL-2024a chromosome 10, EG11, whole genome shotgun sequence.
AATAACCTTCTACCATGCTTATTATTGGCAAGAGTTCCATCCAAAGGACACACTATGTTGTTTTGTCGGTGAGGGAAGATGCTAGCTATGATGAAATCCGAGCTGGTAATAAGGCTGCTATCCTTAATTCGAATCCTGCTCATTTGCATGGGAAAATAGATAAATCGGGTCTTCGACACAAAAGTTCTGGGATGTAAAGAAGGCGTGATGATTTCCTTCTGATTCCGTGTACAGAGAAAACTATGACAATGGGCTGAAGCCGCTAGGCCTGTAGTGGAGGTTGCGGACGATGAAGCCAAACAGGGACATGGCTATGGAGACCCTAGGTGATGTTCAGGAATTCTTCTATCAGTGCAGACATGGCGATTATTTCTCGATCACGTTATTGGAGCTTGGGGAGATGGGCATCTCATCGCACGAGAAtgtagtagattttttttttttccttttttcctgtACTGCCTTGAATTGTTTGCGGTGTTACTAAAAAAAGGTTCTGATTCATTTGAGAGCTTGCAATCTTCAAGATCTAgacctgttgggggatacccaccgaccgaccgaccgacggcccgacgaacgactctgactggccgatcgtaagtcgggcgacaggccaacggacgccatcagcggctaaccacggccattccacggtccattcccgaccgactgaacccagaggtccggtagccgacccacttgaagctcgccgaccgacggaggagtccgacgccactctgctggccaccgaccttgggtcggccgactccaccaaccgccgtacgaccgccagacgttgtcagctctgacacggacatgcggcacagttacctaggggcattgtcccgccgagagccgggtcaaccctggtgattagacggctacacggcgacatgacgttttcacggcggctctgacagcctacagtgagttgacagttcctcacttgtccgcgccattaatgacggcgccataccgtgctccactatatataccggggaaggcaacagtgcaaagggtcgatccgctcgtctctcccacatacgcaggctcgctcctctctcttcctctccctctctccttctcagagctctctgtctgcatttcactgttgcccagtcacctctctgacttgaccgtcggagggtccccgtcggagccgcctccggtcagtgcggacttccttttgcaggggcacgctccccggcgatcggacgacgaggcgattggccgcaacagattggcgcgccaggtaggggacagcatgacaaagacaagagctcaac
Proteins encoded in this region:
- the LOC140852204 gene encoding uncharacterized protein, producing the protein MLIIGKSSIQRTHYVVLSVREDASYDEIRAGNKAAILNSNPAHLHGKIDKSGLRHKSSGMLRTMKPNRDMAMETLGDVQEFFYQCRHGDYFSITLLELGEMGISSHENVVDFFFFLFSCTALNCLRCY